From the Serratia nematodiphila DZ0503SBS1 genome, one window contains:
- the fliJ gene encoding flagellar export protein FliJ, translated as MKSQSPLITLRDLAQDAVEQAAQQLGQVRQAQQAAEQQLSMLLNYQDEYRQKLNHTLCDGMDSSRWQNYQQFIGTLEQAIDQHRQQLLQWGQKVDHAVKQWQDKQQRLNAFDTLHTRAMNAEQQQENKRDQKLMDEFAQRSAQRNINP; from the coding sequence ATGAAATCACAATCCCCCCTGATTACCCTGCGCGATCTGGCGCAGGATGCGGTGGAGCAAGCCGCGCAACAGCTGGGCCAGGTACGGCAGGCGCAGCAGGCGGCGGAGCAACAGCTGTCGATGCTGCTCAACTATCAGGACGAATACCGCCAGAAGCTGAATCATACGCTCTGCGACGGCATGGACAGCTCACGCTGGCAAAACTACCAGCAGTTTATCGGCACGCTGGAGCAGGCCATCGACCAGCACCGCCAGCAGCTGCTGCAGTGGGGGCAGAAAGTGGATCACGCGGTGAAGCAATGGCAAGACAAACAACAGCGGCTGAACGCTTTCGACACCCTGCATACCCGCGCAATGAACGCGGAGCAGCAGCAGGAGAACAAACGGGATCAAAAATTGATGGATGAATTCGCTCAACGCAGCGCACAAAGGAATATCAACCCATGA